ACCTCAATTACGCGCTGATTTGATTCCTACGACTTTAGGGGCTGAAACGGTGATTAATCAACCTTTGACTATGGCTGAAAAAACCTATGAGGTAACTTGTGTCAGTATGGGTAATCCTCATTGTTTGGTATTTGTGGAGGATGTGGCTAATATTGATTTGAGCGTTATTGGTTCAAAGTTTGAAACTAATGCTGTGTTTCCTCAAAAAACTAATACTGAGTTTATCCAAGTTATTGATCCTCATTACGTTAAAATGAGGGTTTGGGAGAGGGGCGCTGGAATTACTTTGGCTTGTGGCACGGGGGCGTGCGCTACTGTGGTAGCTGGAGTTTTGACGGGTAAAACTGAGCGTATTTGCACGGTGGAGTTACCCGGCGGATGTTTAGATATTGAGTGGCGCGAAAGTGATAATCATGTTTATATGACTGGACCGGCGCAGAAAGTTTTTACTGGTACAATTGTTTAGGTTATAACCGCTTTGCCCTCTCAAACCCTCTCAACCCCTGCTTACGAAGCAGGGTGTTTTCAAAGTCAGGATCAAAATTGATTTGTTTTTGACAAGAAGACAATATAAGGATGATCCCCCCCAACCCCCCTTAAAAAGGGGGGAGATTCAGGGAGACAGGAGGATTTTTTACTATTAATTGATTTATTAGTAGTTAAAAACCTCTGAATTTCAGATTATTGGCTAGTTTGAGAAACTAACATTTTTGAGAATGAAAACGCCCTGCTTACGAAGGGGGGGAGGGAGATGAGAGTAATAATTTATTAAATAATAAAGGGTTTAATATCAAGTTCTGATAATTAGTTACCAATAGATTATGTCTTCGCACTTTACCCACCGTGTAATGAATTACACGGCTAATGGAATTACGTTCAATAAATTGAACTAAGATTATTTTAAAATTTACCTTTGCCCTTTTGATAACTTCACAACTGAGAAACTAATTTTTCTATGACTAGCAATAATTTATCACTGCAATCTATTCCTATTGATAAAATTAAATATAATGAGCAAGGACTTGTACCGGCTATCGCTCAAGATCATTTAGATGGTACTGTTTTAATGATGGCGTGGATGAACTCTGAATCTATCACGAAAACCCTAAAAACGGGAGAAGCGTGGTATTGGAGTCGCTCTCGTCAGGAGTTATGGCATAAGGGCGCTACTTCGGGGCATATTCAAAAAGTGCGCGGTATTCGCTACGATTGTGATAGTGATGCGTTACTGGTGACTATTGAACAAATCGGCGATATTGCTTGTCATACGGGGGAAAGAAGTTGTTTTCATCAAATTGACACTGATCAAAAACTAGCGCCCTCCGCCGATACTTTAACGGAGTTGTATCGGGTAATTCAGGGGCGCTTATTAAATCCCCAAGAAAATTCTTACACTTGTCAGTTATTTGCTGGGGGTGATAATAAAATTTTGAAGAAGATTGGGGAAGAATCCGCAGAGGTTGTGATGGCTTGTAAAGACAATAACCCTGATGACATTGCCGGAGAAGTAGCTGATTTGTTTTATCATAGTTTGGTGGCGTTGGCTTATCATGGTGTGGATTTAAGGGCGGTTTATCGCAAATTAGATCAACGGCGCGGTTAGAGAAAGGGAAGCAGAGGGAGAAGGGGAGAAGGGGAGAAAGGGAGATGGAGAGGAAGGGAGATGGGGAGAAAGGGAGAAAGGGAAGCAGAGGGAGAAAGGGGAGAAAGGGGAGAAAGGGGAGAAAGGGGAGAAAGGGAGAAAGGAAGACTAGGGGATTATAATTCATAATTCATAATTCATAATTCATAATTCATAATTCATCATGGCTGGGCATAGTAAATGGGCTAATATCAAACGACAAAAGGCGAGGGTTGATGCTAAAAAGGGTAAAACTTTTACGCAGTTATCCCGTGCTATCATTGTGGCGGCACGTAATGGTGTGGCTGATCCTGATGGCAATTTTCAGTTACGCACTGCCATCGAAAAGGCAAAAAGTGCTGGTATTCCCAATGATAATATTGATCGTGCCATAGCGAAGGGCGCTGGTACTTACAATGATGATGATAGTATCCTCGAAGAAATCCGCTATGAGGGTTATGGTATCGCTGGAGTAGCGGTAATGATTGAGGCTTTGACTGATAATCGTAATCGCACGGCTGCTGATATTCGAGAGGCTTTTAGTAAAAATGGTGGTAATCTGGGGGAGACTGGTTGTGTGGGTTGGCTGTTTGATTATCAGGGCGTGGTGACGGTGAAGGGCGCTATGGATGAGGATAAGTTGCTGGAATTATGTTTGGAGGGGGGCGCTGATAGTTATGAGTTAATTAATGATACTGATTATCAAGGCGCGGATATTTTTACTGATTTTACTCATTTAGAATCTCTCCAACAATTTTTAAGTCATCATTTCGTTATTGATGAGGTGGGAGGGCGCTGGATTCCTGATAATATCATCGAAATTTCCGACCCTGACCATACTAAGTTTTTACTACGCATGATTGATACTCTCGAATCTCTTGATGATGTTCAAAATGTCACAGCTAATTTTGATTTAGTTGATTAATAACTAGGGTTTACTAAATAATTCAAAAGTTTTGACTCATAAGAGATTTACTAAATCTTAGATTTTCTATATAAACGGATCTAAAATGACATAAAAGGACAAATAAATAAAAAGTTTGTGAAAGTATTCGATTTCGGTTTCAGAAAAGTAATATTTGATGTACGATAAAGGGAGATTTTGGTTGCCCCTTTTGGGGAAGTACCTTACAAAAATAGGATAGTAATACTATTAACGCTTCCGTGGGTGAAGCAGTCTGTTAAATCAGATAACATAAGTGTCTTAAAAATATTTTTTAAGGCTTTGAGGGATACCTCCTTTTGAGTATTTTACTCAAATGCTATTGCCGTTTATTACGGTATATGCCGTTTTATTCTGCATAAACGTATCAGTTAAGATATACGACAAACATCAAAAAATGTGCAAAATCACGCTTTTTTTAATAAAAATACAGTTAATATCAAGTCCGCTTGATCAGCCGAAGGCTGCCGCTGCGCGATCATTTACAAATCAATTAAAAACAATCTTAGTTCAATTTATTGAACGATCGGGCCATTAGCCGTGTAATTCATTACACGGTGGGTAAATTGCGAAGATAGTAAAACTTCAATAATTATTAATTGTCAATTATCCATCGTCCATTGTCAATTTGCTATAATTATTCTCTAGGTAAATTAATCAAAAATTGATTATGAGTGAAAGAAAAACTATCATTGGTAATGGTATCCCTTTAGTAGGTAACGACATCGACACAGATCGGATCATTCCTGCTCGTTTTTTGCGTAGCGTGACCTTTGATGGTTTAGGAAAACAAGTGTTTGCTGATGATCGCATTTCTAACCCCGCGCACCCCTTCAACTCACCAGCATATCAAAATGCAACTATTTTAGTAGTTAATGCTAATTTTGGTTGTGGTTCGAGCCGTGAACACGCACCCCAAGCCATTGCTAAATGGGGGATTCAAGCTATTGTGGGAGAAAGTTTTGCTGAGATATTTTTCGGAAATTGTTTGACCATGGGGATTCCCTGTGTGACTACTAGCTCTGCTAATATAAAGAGTTTACAGAATTTGATTAAAGAAAATCCTCAAACTAAAATGATTGTGGATTTAGAAGATATGCAAGTAAAATGTGGTCACTATAGTAGCGCAGTGAAAATGGATAAGGGCGCTCGTAGTATGTTAGTTTCTGGTAAATGGGATACTTGTGGTTTGTTGACTAAAAATATTGAACAGATTAAAAATACTGCGACACAGATTCCATATCTTAATTTTGTTTAATAGACTTTTCCAACTTTGATGATCAATAATCAGCAAGATAGTCTCGAAAATTTTATCAATTTTTGTCAGCAACACATCACAGGGCAAGAAAGAAAAGAAGCTCAAATTTTTATTGATCGATTCTTTCAAGCCTTTGGTTATGGAGGGGCGCTGGAAGCTGGGGCAACATACGAGGAAGCGATAAAAAAAGGTAGTCTGAAAAAAAATACGGGTTTTGCTGATTTAGTCTGGAAACCTAAACTACTCATTGAGATGAAAAAACGAGGGGAAGACCTTAGTAAACATTATGCCCAAGCCTTCGAGTATTGGTCAAGACTTGTGCCTAATCGTCCTCGTTATGTAATACTTTGTAATTTTGATCAGTTTTGGATATTTGATTTTAATTTACAATTAGATGAACCTGTTGATATTGTTAATCTTGAGGATTTAGCTTCCCGCGCTTCGGCTTTCAATTTCATGAAGGCAGGGGATGTTAAATCTATCTTCAATAATAACCAAGTTGAAGTTACCGAAAAAGCCGGGCGCCGATTAGGGGAGTTATTCCAAATCCTCCAAGACAGATTAACAAAACTCTCCTCTCCTGTGGGAGAGGGGTTGGGGGTGAGGGTAGAAGATATAACCCCCCCTAACCCCCCCTTAGGAAGGGGGGGGATTGAAGAGGAAAAACTCTTGGGAAGGAGGGGGATTGCAAGAGAGGATTTAACTCTCAAAATTCAGCGTTTTATTTTGCAATGTGTCTTGGCAATGTTTGCGGAAGATAGGGGATTATTGCCATCTGATTTGTTTATTCGTTGTGTGGAAGAATGTTTGGAGGGCGCTAGTAGTTACGATGTATTGGGTGGTTTATTCCGTGAAATGAATAATCATGGCATCACTTCAGCAGGAAAGTATCAAGGGGTAGAATACTTTAATGGCGGTTTGTTTGCTACGGTGGAAGCCATTGAGTTAACTAAATCTGAGTTAGAAATTTTGGCTACGGTGGCGCGTCAAGATTGGGGCAAGGTGCGCCCGGCTATTTTTGGTAATATTTTTGAAGGTACTGTTAATACGCAACAA
This DNA window, taken from Cyanobacterium sp. T60_A2020_053, encodes the following:
- a CDS encoding diaminopimelate epimerase, whose translation is MTLKFTKYHGLGNDFILIDNRHSDQPLISASEAVKLCDRHFGIGADGVIFVLPGVNGCDYTMRIFNSDGSEPEMCGNGIRCFAQFVTELEGKEEIGKQYPIHTLAGTITPTIQGAGMITVDMGAPQLRADLIPTTLGAETVINQPLTMAEKTYEVTCVSMGNPHCLVFVEDVANIDLSVIGSKFETNAVFPQKTNTEFIQVIDPHYVKMRVWERGAGITLACGTGACATVVAGVLTGKTERICTVELPGGCLDIEWRESDNHVYMTGPAQKVFTGTIV
- a CDS encoding bifunctional phosphoribosyl-AMP cyclohydrolase/phosphoribosyl-ATP diphosphatase HisIE; translated protein: MTSNNLSLQSIPIDKIKYNEQGLVPAIAQDHLDGTVLMMAWMNSESITKTLKTGEAWYWSRSRQELWHKGATSGHIQKVRGIRYDCDSDALLVTIEQIGDIACHTGERSCFHQIDTDQKLAPSADTLTELYRVIQGRLLNPQENSYTCQLFAGGDNKILKKIGEESAEVVMACKDNNPDDIAGEVADLFYHSLVALAYHGVDLRAVYRKLDQRRG
- a CDS encoding YebC/PmpR family DNA-binding transcriptional regulator, giving the protein MAGHSKWANIKRQKARVDAKKGKTFTQLSRAIIVAARNGVADPDGNFQLRTAIEKAKSAGIPNDNIDRAIAKGAGTYNDDDSILEEIRYEGYGIAGVAVMIEALTDNRNRTAADIREAFSKNGGNLGETGCVGWLFDYQGVVTVKGAMDEDKLLELCLEGGADSYELINDTDYQGADIFTDFTHLESLQQFLSHHFVIDEVGGRWIPDNIIEISDPDHTKFLLRMIDTLESLDDVQNVTANFDLVD
- the leuD gene encoding 3-isopropylmalate dehydratase small subunit encodes the protein MSERKTIIGNGIPLVGNDIDTDRIIPARFLRSVTFDGLGKQVFADDRISNPAHPFNSPAYQNATILVVNANFGCGSSREHAPQAIAKWGIQAIVGESFAEIFFGNCLTMGIPCVTTSSANIKSLQNLIKENPQTKMIVDLEDMQVKCGHYSSAVKMDKGARSMLVSGKWDTCGLLTKNIEQIKNTATQIPYLNFV